From Anomalospiza imberbis isolate Cuckoo-Finch-1a 21T00152 chromosome 6, ASM3175350v1, whole genome shotgun sequence, one genomic window encodes:
- the LOC137476586 gene encoding uncharacterized protein: protein MKDPPALPEQRNQEEELLLSCAFPWKLPHPHLHLLQDLTPLLQSPGKQLPWAHRGAGGVRNLSFPWQSLHHQTGAPRAILLQGARFPPPRLQSCILSSQSPKLLSRGRLRGHKDHISRFLSQPQDHHPHGHTFPRTWLPASRLPADRPAQATPPLPRHLPAHLRSASAGRAGERPPSQRCFPSGRRGTRPGHRPSPPVSAAVLVKRGALN from the coding sequence ATGAAAgaccctccagccctgcccgagCAAAGGAACCAGGAGGAAGAGCTGTTGCTGTCCTGCGCCTTCCCTTGGAAGCTCCCACACCCCCATCTGCACTTGCTCCAAGATCTCACCCCACTCTTGCAGAGCCCAGGAAAGCAGTTGCCTTGGGCTCACAGAGGGGCCGGGGGAGTTCGAAATCTCAGCTTTCCTTGGCAGTCCCTTCACCACCAAACAGGTGCCCCACGCGCAATCCTCCTCCAAGGAGCACGTTTCCCCCCGCCTCGTTTACAGTCCTGCATCCTCTCCTCGCAGTCCCCGAAGCTCCTTTCCCGCGGACGCTTGCGAGGCCACAAGGACCATATCTCCCGGTTCCTGTCGCAACCCCAGGACCACCACCCCCACGGCCACACTTTCCCGCGGACCTGGCTCCCTGCGTCCCGGCTCCCCGCCGACCGCCCAGCCCAGGCCACCCCACCCCTCCCACGGCACCTCCCCGCCCATCTCCGCTCCGCCTCCGCGGGGCGTGCAGGGGAGCGGCCGCCGTCCCAGCGCTGCTTCCCGAGCGGCCGCCGCGGCACTCGGCCCGGTCACCGCCCGTCGCCGCCGGTCTCTGCAG